CAAGAGCGATGATTCTACCGGCATCGATAATGGCCACGCGCTGGCAAAGGCTTTCGGCCTCATCCATGTAATGGGTGGTCAGAAAAATCGTCATGCCTTCTTCCTGTTGCAGGTCGCGCACAAACTGCCAAACCACCCGCCTAGACTGGGGATCCAGGCCGATGGTCGGCTCATCCAGAAAGAGGATTTTGGGATGATGCACCAAAACACGGGCAATCTCCAGACGCCGGCGCATACCACCTGAATATGTGGCCACCAGGTTCCCGGCCCTGGCGGTCAACCCGACTTTCTCGAGCAAAACGGCGATCCGCTTGCGCCGCTCTTTTGCAGGAATGCTGTAAAAACGGCCGTAAATATCCATGTTCTCAATGGCGGTGAGATCCAGATCGCTGGTCATGGCCTGCGGCACCACGCCGATCTCCCGCCTCACCGCTGCTGCCTGCGTAAGGACATCCCAGCACCCCACCCGTGCTAAGCCGGAACTGGGCTTTAGCAGGGGTGTCAACATGCGGATCAAGGTGGTCTTGCCTGCCCCGTTTGGACCGAGAAAACCGAAAATTTCTCCGGCCGGTACTTCGAAGCTGATATTGTCCACTGCTTTCAGCGCACCGAATTTTTTGGTCAGGGCGGAGACCTCGACGGCTTTTGGCGGCTGGTTCATGGGCGTTCCTTTAGGGCAGTGTCCACCATCACACTCATGCCGGGCTCGAGGACCCCGTCATTGCGGTCGATGCCGATTTTAACCTTGAAAGTTTTGATGTCCTGCCGCCCTCTGGATACATCCCGCTGTGTGGCAAAATCGGCGAGCTGGCCGATCTCAACGACCCGGCCGGCAAATTCGGGTTCATCCTTTGACTGGACACGGATCACGGCATTGGCCTGCAATGTGAGGTCCGCCACAATGGATGCTTCGACATCCACACGAACGTATAGGTTCGCCATGTCGACGAGGGTCATCAACGCCACGCCAGGGGCGGTCGTTTCCCCAGGTTCCACAGCAAGGTAAACCACAGTAGCGTCCATTGGACATGTGATCAGGGCTTGGGCAAGCTTGGCTTGCGACACCGATAGTTGTGCCTCGATCACGTTCAGGTTCGCCCGGGCCGATGCCAGCAGGTCTACGGCGTTCTGCAGCCGGGCGGTCGCCTCCGTCTTAGCCGCTCTGGCGGCGGCCAATCCCGCCCTGGCGGCATCCGTATTGGCGGCGGTCTGGTAGGCCGTGTCGGATAGATCCAGGGCTGCCCTGGAGATCACTTGCCCCTTAAAAAGTTCTTGGGCGCGCGTCCACTCGCGTTCGGCGTCCTCAAGATTGATCCGAGACTTTGCCAAATCAGCGGCGGCGCTTTTTATCTTGGCCTCGCTAGCAGCAACCTCCGCTCGGGCACTCTCAACCGAAGAAGCATACACCTGGATGTCGACCCGGGCTTTTTCCAACGACGCTTTGGCTTGGGACACAGCGGCTTCCAGCTCATCGTTTTCTATCTCTATCAAGACCTGATTCTTGCGTACGCGGTTCGAAGGCCATTGATATAGAAGCGGTAAGTTGTATTGTTGTATTTAAAAGTCATTTGAGGCGAATTGAATACCAAAGATGACCGCAATGACGCTGTCAAAAGGATAAAAGATGTTAAAGATGCGGGCCATTTCAAATGGATCGCCGCAAAAAATTATCGGCCAACTAAAGGCATTTTTTGGAGATAAGGGATTGGGCTTGAAACTGGTGTTGGATACGGACTCTCATCTTGTTTTTAGAGATCCTGTAGGGTACGTCATCACTACATTGCACACCGCTGACAATCAGACCTCCGTGATAATTGAGACACGCGAATGGGAATACTTTGTACGCAGGTTTTTGGACCGCCTTGAATAATAGATTGCTGGACGATTCTTTTTTGCCTCGATCTATTGAATCCTAACCAAACGGTGACAAAACCGGAATATAGAGGCGCGCCTCAAGTTCAGATGCCGTCCCTGCCTTAGTAGATATTTAAAATCTAACGGTTCATTTGGTTTGCTGAGTTCAGACAGACTGGAACTGTGACACCGGTTTCTTTGATGCCTGGGCACCCCTAAACCGCAAACAGTCAGCGAAGAGCAAGGCGTTTATCCCCTGGGAACACAGCTCATTTGAAATACTTGGCCACTAACCGAAAAACCGACATGATCAGATACCCACCGTCCAGTGCATGGATGAAACTGTTGCAGATATCGGTATATGTTGCGCAGCCTCATAGGCCGGGTGGGCGCTTCGGCCGGTGCCAGACGACGTTCGTTGATCAAGGGAGCCAGTTGCATTTCTCATCGTTTTTGAATTAAATGGTGTCCCAATCGGTCCACCATGATTGTTTACCTCGTTTGGGATATGTCAAAGAAGGGATTCTTTCAGAGTTCAGAAAGGAAAACCGGTATGCCTACAGTACATGTCAATCACTGCGATATCTACTATGAAATCCACGGTCAAGGCGATCCACTGGTGATGATCATGGGCCTGCGCCGCAATATCGAGTGGTGGTACCGTCAGATCCCGACTCTGGAAAAACACTTCAAGGTCGTTGTCTTTGACAACCGGGGGGCCGGACGTTCCGAAAAGCCGGCCATGGACTATTCCATCGGGCTGTTTGCCGACGATACGGCGGCGTTAATGGAGGCACTGGACATCGATTATGCCCACGTGTTGGGTGTCTCCATGGGCGGGTACATCGCCCAGGAACTTGCGATCAATCATCCACAAAAGGTGAAGGACCTTGTGTTAGGGTGCACCGGTTGCGGTGGTGAAAAGGCGGTATTGATGAGTGCCGACAGAATGGAAAAGTTCACGGCCAACCAGAACCTTACGCCCGAGGAGATCCTCAAAAAGGACATGGACATTTACTTTTCCAATGAATACGTTGCCGGAAACCCGGCGGCGATGGCGCAGTTCAGTGAAATATCTATGCGATATTACCAGCCCGCCGATGCCTTTTTAAGACAGTATGCGGCTTGCCGAAAGCACGATACAGTCGCACGGATCAATCGAGTTACCCAGCCCACCCTGATCATGACGGGTGATGACGACCCCCTGGTTCCGCCGGAGAACTCTTTCATCCTCAAAGAGCTGCTTCCCCATGCGCAGCTGTCTGTTTTTCCAAAGGGGAGGCACTGCTTTTTCATGGAATTCGCCGATCGGTTCAACGAGGAGGTAGTCGATTTTTTCAGATAAGCCGCATGTTATGCTTTCATCACTTTCCGATGGCATACGCCTGCCGCCGCGGGTCGGCATCCGCTTTGAGGACGCCGTTAGCACGGTCGATCACGATGATCTGCGATCAACCCATCATTCAGGGTCCTTCTGACGAGCAGGTTCGACCTGAATATGATGGTATTCCTGGTTCAGCGCAGGACGATAGCTATTGAGTTTATCTGTGACGACCATGCTGCCGGTTTCAATGTTGTGGTTGATAAAGGTTTCCAGTGAATAGGCCGAACAGTCCAGGGCAACCTGCAAACGAACACGGCCAATTTGCCAACAAGAATTCAAGGTTTCAGGGTCTTGAGCAGTGTATCTTTCAATACCAGCCAGGACGATTGTTTTGCCTTC
This Desulfatitalea tepidiphila DNA region includes the following protein-coding sequences:
- a CDS encoding ATP-binding cassette domain-containing protein; translation: MNQPPKAVEVSALTKKFGALKAVDNISFEVPAGEIFGFLGPNGAGKTTLIRMLTPLLKPSSGLARVGCWDVLTQAAAVRREIGVVPQAMTSDLDLTAIENMDIYGRFYSIPAKERRKRIAVLLEKVGLTARAGNLVATYSGGMRRRLEIARVLVHHPKILFLDEPTIGLDPQSRRVVWQFVRDLQQEEGMTIFLTTHYMDEAESLCQRVAIIDAGRIIALGTVADLKAAIPGNDVIALAVENSSDILAQSITALPFVHKVAPEDGVIRVFVDSAARHLPALIETVLAAGGELASVSAHEQSLEDVFIHYTGKSIREEEARKVSRLIGAGLPQKLGR
- a CDS encoding HlyD family secretion protein gives rise to the protein MIEIENDELEAAVSQAKASLEKARVDIQVYASSVESARAEVAASEAKIKSAAADLAKSRINLEDAEREWTRAQELFKGQVISRAALDLSDTAYQTAANTDAARAGLAAARAAKTEATARLQNAVDLLASARANLNVIEAQLSVSQAKLAQALITCPMDATVVYLAVEPGETTAPGVALMTLVDMANLYVRVDVEASIVADLTLQANAVIRVQSKDEPEFAGRVVEIGQLADFATQRDVSRGRQDIKTFKVKIGIDRNDGVLEPGMSVMVDTALKERP
- a CDS encoding alpha/beta fold hydrolase, encoding MPTVHVNHCDIYYEIHGQGDPLVMIMGLRRNIEWWYRQIPTLEKHFKVVVFDNRGAGRSEKPAMDYSIGLFADDTAALMEALDIDYAHVLGVSMGGYIAQELAINHPQKVKDLVLGCTGCGGEKAVLMSADRMEKFTANQNLTPEEILKKDMDIYFSNEYVAGNPAAMAQFSEISMRYYQPADAFLRQYAACRKHDTVARINRVTQPTLIMTGDDDPLVPPENSFILKELLPHAQLSVFPKGRHCFFMEFADRFNEEVVDFFR